The Mucilaginibacter mallensis genome has a segment encoding these proteins:
- a CDS encoding NAD(P)H-dependent oxidoreductase, whose protein sequence is MNILIIYAHPEPKSMNGAMYRTAIEHLTAAGHNVKTSDLYAMRFDPVSDRGNFTSMHDASFFKQQLEEMHATETNGFVEHINAEQEKVEWCDLMIWQFPLWWFSVPAILKGWVDRVFAMGRFFKNGHLYGTGIFKEKKALLSLTTGSSADSYVDDGFNGDIAGVLRPLHRGIFEFTGFSVLRPQIIHAPARQRQEILVEELEKWKKRLDGIFEESPVVVGKY, encoded by the coding sequence ATGAATATCCTGATCATATATGCCCATCCCGAACCAAAAAGCATGAATGGGGCCATGTACCGTACCGCAATTGAACATTTAACGGCCGCCGGTCATAACGTGAAGACATCGGATCTGTATGCGATGCGGTTTGACCCTGTTTCAGATCGTGGCAATTTTACCAGCATGCATGATGCCTCCTTTTTTAAACAACAGCTGGAAGAGATGCATGCGACTGAGACTAATGGTTTTGTTGAACACATCAACGCCGAACAGGAGAAAGTGGAATGGTGCGACCTGATGATCTGGCAATTTCCTTTATGGTGGTTTTCAGTACCAGCCATATTAAAGGGCTGGGTAGACCGCGTTTTCGCGATGGGGCGATTTTTTAAAAATGGCCATCTTTATGGTACCGGAATCTTTAAAGAGAAAAAGGCATTGCTCTCTTTAACCACCGGGAGCTCCGCAGATAGTTATGTTGATGATGGCTTCAATGGTGACATAGCAGGGGTTTTAAGACCGCTGCATCGCGGCATTTTTGAGTTTACCGGCTTTTCGGTATTACGCCCGCAGATCATTCACGCGCCAGCAAGGCAGCGCCAGGAAATACTTGTTGAGGAATTGGAAAAATGGAAAAAAAGGCTGGATGGGATCTTTGAAGAATCACCGGTTGTGGTTGGGAAGTATTAG
- a CDS encoding cold-shock protein has product MAKSTATFSKNEKEKARLKKAKDKKEKAEERKANTGKGKSLEDMMAYIDEYGNITSTPPDPSRKLKINAEDIQIGVAKQEDVPHDTVRNGVVSFFNESKGYGFIKDLQTQESIFVHINALTEPLKENNMVTFETEQGQKGLSAIKVKKK; this is encoded by the coding sequence TTGGCAAAATCTACAGCAACATTCAGTAAAAACGAAAAAGAAAAGGCCCGCTTAAAAAAAGCGAAGGATAAAAAGGAAAAAGCCGAAGAACGGAAAGCGAATACCGGCAAGGGCAAAAGCCTGGAAGATATGATGGCCTATATTGATGAATATGGAAACATTACGTCAACGCCGCCTGATCCTTCAAGAAAATTAAAGATCAACGCTGAAGATATTCAAATTGGCGTGGCCAAGCAGGAAGATGTGCCGCATGACACCGTTAGGAACGGTGTTGTGAGCTTTTTCAATGAATCGAAAGGTTATGGCTTTATTAAGGACCTGCAAACACAGGAAAGCATTTTTGTGCACATTAATGCCTTAACTGAACCGTTGAAGGAAAATAATATGGTCACTTTTGAAACCGAGCAGGGGCAAAAAGGATTATCAGCAATCAAAGTGAAAAAGAAATAA
- a CDS encoding cold-shock protein: protein MATGTVKFFNESKGFGFITPSNGGKEIFVHVTGLIDTIRENDEVTFDVEEGKKGPGAVNVKIA, encoded by the coding sequence ATGGCAACAGGAACAGTTAAATTTTTTAATGAATCAAAAGGCTTCGGCTTTATCACACCAAGTAATGGCGGCAAGGAAATCTTCGTGCACGTTACAGGATTAATCGATACTATCCGTGAAAACGATGAAGTTACTTTTGATGTAGAAGAAGGCAAAAAAGGCCCGGGCGCTGTTAATGTTAAAATAGCATAA
- a CDS encoding GH39 family glycosyl hydrolase, protein MKPIYLLLLVLLLSGMNASAQNVPAVIHVNLEQTKGEMKPIWAWYGYDEPNFTYMKDGCKLLTELAALSPVPVYVRTHNLLTSGDGIPALKWGSTNIYTEDARGNAVYNYHITDSIFDTYIKRGMKPLAQIGFMPEALSIHPQPYQHHWKPGVDYGKIETGWAYPPKDYKKWEELIYQWVSHCIARYGKKEVESWYWEVWNEPNGAYWKGTTQEFYKLYDYAAAGVKRALPTAHVGGPDVTGGAEKWLGGFLKHCLTDTNYVTGKIGSPLDLVLFHAKGSPKVINDTVVMGIRQQLRDINGHFKEINSFAELKNIPIVIGESDPEGCAACGMATNPENAYRNGTMYSSYTAAALARIYDLKDMYNENLIGAVNWSFEFENQPWFAGYRDLATNGVDKPVLNIFRMLGMMKGERVTVISNRAYKLQTVLDSSIRGKQTDIGGLAAKDKKSATVLVWNYADKDKQSAGEPVSINIDGIPVETTSVNVTEYRIDETHSNSYTAWKNMGSPQQPTTKQIAILEKAGQLQTIGKPAQLKVKAGSVNINVSLPQQGVSLLVINYL, encoded by the coding sequence ATGAAACCTATTTATTTATTGTTGTTAGTGCTGCTGTTATCCGGCATGAATGCCTCCGCGCAAAATGTACCGGCGGTTATTCACGTAAATCTTGAGCAAACCAAGGGTGAAATGAAGCCCATTTGGGCATGGTATGGCTATGACGAACCCAACTTTACCTACATGAAGGATGGCTGCAAGCTGCTTACTGAGCTTGCCGCTTTAAGCCCGGTGCCCGTATATGTACGTACACACAACCTGCTTACCTCAGGCGATGGCATTCCTGCTTTAAAATGGGGTTCAACAAATATTTATACGGAGGATGCACGGGGCAATGCGGTATATAACTACCATATAACCGACAGCATATTTGACACCTATATAAAACGGGGCATGAAACCTTTGGCACAGATCGGCTTTATGCCAGAGGCATTATCAATTCACCCCCAACCCTATCAACACCACTGGAAACCCGGTGTTGATTATGGCAAGATTGAGACCGGCTGGGCCTATCCGCCCAAAGACTATAAAAAATGGGAAGAACTGATCTATCAATGGGTAAGCCACTGCATAGCCCGCTATGGAAAAAAGGAGGTTGAAAGCTGGTATTGGGAGGTTTGGAACGAGCCCAATGGCGCTTATTGGAAAGGTACAACTCAGGAATTTTACAAACTCTATGATTATGCCGCAGCCGGTGTTAAACGCGCGCTGCCAACAGCCCATGTTGGTGGGCCCGATGTAACAGGCGGAGCAGAAAAATGGCTCGGAGGCTTTTTAAAACATTGCCTAACTGATACTAATTACGTAACAGGTAAAATAGGCTCACCGCTCGATCTGGTACTGTTTCATGCCAAGGGTTCGCCGAAGGTGATAAACGATACGGTGGTGATGGGTATCAGGCAACAACTACGTGATATTAACGGCCATTTTAAGGAGATCAACTCTTTTGCTGAGCTCAAGAATATCCCCATTGTTATTGGTGAATCTGACCCGGAAGGCTGCGCTGCCTGCGGGATGGCCACCAACCCCGAGAACGCTTACCGCAATGGCACTATGTATTCCAGCTATACCGCGGCTGCACTGGCCCGGATATACGATTTAAAAGACATGTACAATGAAAACCTGATAGGTGCAGTTAACTGGTCGTTTGAGTTTGAGAACCAGCCCTGGTTTGCAGGTTACCGTGATCTGGCTACCAATGGTGTTGATAAGCCGGTATTGAATATTTTCCGCATGCTGGGTATGATGAAGGGTGAAAGAGTTACAGTTATCAGCAACCGTGCATACAAACTGCAAACCGTGCTTGATTCCAGCATCCGCGGTAAGCAAACTGACATAGGCGGCCTTGCAGCAAAGGATAAAAAATCAGCAACGGTACTGGTATGGAACTATGCGGATAAGGACAAACAAAGTGCGGGAGAACCGGTAAGTATAAATATAGATGGTATACCTGTAGAAACAACCAGCGTTAATGTAACTGAATACAGGATTGACGAAACGCATAGCAACTCCTATACCGCCTGGAAAAATATGGGGTCGCCACAACAACCTACCACAAAGCAGATAGCCATACTTGAAAAAGCAGGGCAATTACAAACCATAGGTAAACCGGCTCAGCTAAAAGTAAAAGCAGGCTCGGTAAATATTAATGTTTCGTTACCGCAACAAGGCGTATCCTTACTGGTTATAAATTACCTGTAG
- a CDS encoding thioredoxin family protein — protein MKFLIILFSAMLSINVTWLGDFGQAKTEASQSHKLILINFSGSDWCGPCIRERKEILENDAFESFASDHLVLVRADFPRQSKNQLSKEQVKLNEALADKYNPDGKFPYTLLIDENGKVLKDWDGFPNESPENFVAQIATFIHAAN, from the coding sequence ATGAAATTTTTAATTATTCTATTTTCTGCCATGCTCTCAATAAATGTTACCTGGCTGGGTGATTTTGGTCAGGCTAAAACAGAAGCATCCCAATCACATAAACTTATACTGATAAATTTTTCAGGATCAGACTGGTGTGGCCCTTGTATACGTGAACGAAAAGAAATATTGGAAAACGATGCATTTGAAAGTTTCGCTTCAGATCACCTGGTATTGGTAAGGGCAGATTTTCCGAGGCAAAGTAAAAATCAGCTGAGTAAGGAACAGGTAAAGCTTAATGAGGCATTGGCAGATAAATACAATCCCGATGGCAAATTTCCATATACCCTTTTAATTGATGAAAATGGTAAGGTGTTAAAGGATTGGGACGGGTTTCCAAATGAGTCGCCTGAGAATTTTGTAGCACAAATAGCCACATTTATACATGCAGCAAACTGA
- a CDS encoding FAD:protein FMN transferase, which produces MQQTEIINLLIQKRALKLMGNRFELSVVSDNEQWGQQCIDIAIAEISRIEKLLTTFSDDSQTNAINHNAGIAPVTVDREVFDLIKRSIKISELTQGAFDITYGSIDKRLWNFDQTMTSLPDKATAKKMVRLINFRNILLDEEACTIFLSEKGMRIGFGGIGKGYAAERAKHVMKLNGVESGVVNASGDLNTWGLQPNGKPWTVGIANPDSSNEIFSYINITDMAVATSGNYEKFIMVDGKKYSHTINPRTGLPVTGIKAVTIITTNAEIADAMATPVMIMGINAGLDMINQMKNIEAVIIDDNNKIYTSKNIKINTPI; this is translated from the coding sequence ATGCAGCAAACTGAAATCATTAATTTATTAATACAAAAGCGCGCACTTAAATTAATGGGCAATCGCTTTGAATTAAGTGTAGTTAGTGACAATGAACAGTGGGGCCAGCAATGTATTGACATAGCCATAGCTGAAATAAGCAGAATTGAAAAACTTTTAACAACGTTTAGCGACGATAGCCAAACTAATGCTATAAACCATAATGCGGGTATAGCGCCTGTAACGGTTGACAGGGAAGTATTTGATCTTATAAAACGATCAATAAAAATAAGTGAGCTTACGCAAGGAGCCTTTGATATTACTTATGGCTCGATTGATAAACGGTTGTGGAATTTTGATCAAACCATGACGAGCCTGCCTGATAAGGCAACAGCAAAAAAAATGGTCCGGCTTATAAACTTCAGAAACATTTTGTTAGATGAAGAAGCCTGTACTATTTTTTTAAGTGAAAAAGGTATGCGCATTGGTTTTGGTGGTATTGGCAAGGGATATGCCGCCGAACGTGCTAAGCATGTAATGAAACTAAATGGTGTTGAAAGCGGTGTGGTAAATGCATCAGGCGACTTAAATACATGGGGACTACAGCCCAATGGTAAGCCCTGGACAGTTGGCATTGCTAACCCTGATTCATCAAATGAGATATTCTCCTATATAAATATTACGGATATGGCCGTAGCAACATCGGGCAATTATGAAAAATTTATTATGGTTGATGGAAAGAAATACTCACATACCATAAACCCGCGTACGGGCTTGCCTGTAACCGGTATTAAAGCAGTAACCATTATAACTACCAATGCTGAGATTGCCGATGCTATGGCCACACCGGTAATGATTATGGGAATTAATGCTGGGCTCGATATGATCAATCAAATGAAAAACATAGAAGCTGTTATTATTGATGATAACAATAAAATATATACTTCAAAAAATATAAAAATTAATACCCCTATATAA
- a CDS encoding DUF4266 domain-containing protein — protein sequence MITKTMKVLACLLIAIGCTSCVHLKEYQKSRINDSEMVLSNRKVEKNELNFQSYREAASGANAGKTGGGCGCN from the coding sequence ATGATAACTAAAACGATGAAAGTATTAGCCTGCTTACTTATAGCAATAGGATGCACTTCCTGTGTTCATCTAAAAGAATACCAGAAAAGCAGGATAAATGATTCAGAAATGGTTTTAAGTAACCGGAAGGTTGAAAAAAACGAATTGAATTTTCAATCATACCGGGAAGCAGCCTCTGGCGCAAACGCAGGTAAAACAGGTGGAGGCTGTGGCTGTAACTAA
- a CDS encoding DUF3570 domain-containing protein: protein MRKIFLSVVGFSMICRLNAHAQVKQDSVSNKPAFSLYNTPDQDSTQYNPRKLRLDEVDFVSSYYSQNGDHSAVTGGIGTEKVTDFANSINLNFVWTNQHQNKNTLAVGLGFDAHTAASQAFVSKTGASSPNGTRLYPSLDWTVENAKTGNTFGVGTYYSSEYNYQSLGADLHFSVKTDDKNGEFSAKLQGYFDHVKLIYPSEFIPVSTTTTTITSASSSSSSGGGHKANIPSSPRETYSAAFGYTQIINSRLQIAFLADVVGQNGYLSLPFHRVYFTTGKDTIEKLPSSRFKLPLGFRLNYFLGDNIILRSYYRYYLDNWGIRSNTANLEIAYKVSPFFSISPFYRYYNQSAARYFAPYEEHSPTDQYYTSNYEYAKFSSQFFGVGFRIAPPKGVFGWQSLHELEIRYGHYTQTTNLTSDVVSLSLGFK, encoded by the coding sequence ATGAGGAAGATATTTTTATCTGTAGTTGGCTTTTCAATGATATGCCGGCTTAATGCACATGCACAGGTTAAGCAGGATAGCGTTAGTAATAAACCAGCATTTAGTTTATACAATACCCCGGACCAGGATTCTACGCAATATAATCCCCGGAAATTACGATTAGACGAAGTTGATTTTGTATCCAGTTACTATTCCCAAAACGGCGATCATTCGGCTGTTACAGGTGGAATTGGGACAGAAAAGGTGACCGATTTTGCAAATAGCATTAACCTGAACTTTGTTTGGACAAACCAGCATCAGAATAAAAACACATTGGCTGTTGGTTTAGGATTTGATGCCCACACTGCTGCTTCGCAAGCCTTTGTTTCAAAAACAGGGGCATCCAGCCCAAATGGCACCCGGCTTTACCCATCATTGGATTGGACGGTTGAAAATGCTAAAACCGGCAACACATTTGGAGTAGGTACTTATTACTCGAGTGAATATAATTATCAGTCGTTAGGTGCCGATTTACATTTTTCAGTTAAAACTGATGATAAGAATGGTGAATTCAGCGCCAAATTACAGGGGTATTTTGATCACGTAAAGCTGATTTACCCATCTGAATTTATTCCGGTAAGTACCACTACTACAACCATCACATCGGCCAGTAGCTCATCAAGTTCTGGTGGGGGCCATAAGGCAAACATACCGAGTAGCCCAAGAGAAACATATTCTGCAGCATTCGGCTATACGCAGATCATTAACTCAAGGCTGCAGATCGCTTTCCTCGCAGATGTTGTGGGGCAAAATGGTTATTTAAGCCTGCCCTTTCACCGGGTATACTTTACAACAGGCAAGGATACTATTGAAAAACTACCTTCATCACGCTTTAAGCTGCCGCTAGGTTTCAGGCTCAATTACTTTTTGGGTGATAACATCATCTTAAGATCGTATTACCGATATTATTTGGATAACTGGGGCATCAGATCGAACACGGCTAACCTTGAAATAGCGTACAAGGTATCACCATTCTTTTCTATATCACCGTTCTACAGGTATTATAACCAATCGGCAGCGCGTTATTTTGCACCTTATGAAGAGCATAGCCCAACCGATCAGTATTACACCAGTAATTATGAATATGCAAAATTCAGCAGCCAGTTTTTTGGTGTAGGCTTTAGGATAGCGCCGCCAAAAGGAGTATTCGGCTGGCAGAGCCTACACGAGTTAGAGATCAGATACGGCCATTATACCCAAACTACCAATCTGACATCCGATGTGGTATCATTAAGCCTTGGATTTAAATAA
- a CDS encoding YceI family protein, producing MKAYSIIIALFICSVNSVFAQHYTPVEQSSTVQFKVSHQMIFKSTVTGTFKGLKGTVIFDPTNLTQAVFDVSIAAETINSGIGMRDNHLKEESYFDVKKHPLIIIKSQTITKASGENTYTFTGTLTMKGVTKTISFPFTAKAQNGGYEFKGSFQLNRLEYNVGSDNSIDKNVEVDLDVIAR from the coding sequence ATGAAGGCTTATTCAATTATTATAGCACTATTTATCTGTTCTGTAAATAGTGTTTTTGCGCAGCATTATACGCCTGTTGAACAAAGCTCCACGGTGCAGTTTAAAGTGTCACATCAAATGATATTTAAAAGTACGGTTACAGGTACATTTAAAGGTTTGAAAGGGACCGTAATATTTGATCCGACTAATCTTACGCAAGCTGTATTTGATGTATCAATAGCTGCAGAAACTATTAATTCAGGTATTGGGATGAGGGATAACCATTTAAAGGAGGAAAGTTATTTCGACGTAAAGAAGCACCCATTGATAATTATAAAATCGCAAACCATTACCAAGGCATCTGGTGAGAATACTTATACCTTCACCGGTACACTTACTATGAAAGGTGTTACCAAGACCATATCATTCCCATTTACAGCTAAAGCCCAAAATGGCGGCTATGAATTTAAAGGGAGTTTTCAATTAAACAGGCTGGAGTATAATGTAGGCTCTGACAATTCAATTGATAAAAACGTTGAGGTTGATCTGGATGTTATTGCCAGATAA
- a CDS encoding cytochrome b/b6 domain-containing protein: protein MTTIDPTRKDLQHPSKVKKYSASLRLWHWLNMIIISGSLITVLINSTITDKHAITDLVKTRIQQTKGVDNGLSRAVAGALEDKVWAIHIYFGYCLAGLLLFRLVLEFFQLADQKFIRGLKSAFAQFKATKKDRQEALHEFAVNAIYALFYCLLIIMVVTGLSLAFDDDVPFLKSIHHPVKSVHGFCMYLILAFIITHIAGVFLAERKKDKKGIVSDMINGGN from the coding sequence ATGACAACTATAGACCCAACACGTAAAGATCTTCAGCATCCATCTAAAGTTAAAAAGTATTCAGCAAGCCTGCGTTTATGGCATTGGTTAAACATGATTATTATAAGCGGGTCACTTATAACCGTGCTTATAAATTCCACGATAACCGATAAACACGCAATTACTGATCTTGTAAAAACAAGGATACAACAAACAAAAGGTGTTGATAATGGCCTGAGCCGCGCTGTTGCAGGTGCGCTTGAGGATAAGGTTTGGGCTATACATATCTACTTTGGTTACTGCCTTGCAGGGTTGTTACTATTTCGCCTTGTATTAGAGTTCTTTCAGTTGGCAGATCAGAAATTTATCAGAGGATTAAAAAGTGCCTTCGCTCAGTTTAAAGCAACAAAAAAAGACCGACAGGAGGCTTTACATGAGTTTGCTGTTAATGCAATATATGCACTGTTTTATTGTTTGTTAATTATTATGGTAGTAACCGGCTTGTCGCTTGCATTTGATGATGATGTGCCATTTCTTAAATCCATACATCATCCGGTTAAAAGCGTTCACGGCTTTTGTATGTATCTGATCCTGGCTTTTATTATTACTCATATTGCTGGTGTGTTTTTAGCTGAGCGTAAAAAGGATAAAAAAGGAATAGTATCAGACATGATTAACGGGGGTAATTAA
- a CDS encoding VIT1/CCC1 transporter family protein, translating into MSRSTKATFVIQKVQPGLLGLMDGSVSTLAPIFATAGLTHQPIKAFYVGLAASLGAGISMGLAEALSDDGTVTGRGSPLVRGGITAFATALGGMLHTLPFLIPDLHTALHFAYIVVICELLIIAFIRYKFMKTPLVKTILQVIVGGGIVFLLGIYLGNVGT; encoded by the coding sequence ATGAGTAGAAGTACAAAAGCCACATTCGTTATACAAAAAGTTCAACCCGGACTTTTAGGATTAATGGACGGCTCCGTTTCAACACTTGCTCCCATATTTGCCACAGCAGGTTTAACGCATCAACCCATTAAAGCGTTTTATGTAGGCCTGGCAGCTTCATTAGGTGCCGGAATTAGCATGGGTTTGGCTGAAGCGTTATCAGATGATGGTACAGTTACAGGCCGCGGTAGTCCGCTGGTTAGGGGAGGTATTACGGCATTTGCAACCGCATTGGGTGGAATGCTACACACTTTGCCATTTTTGATACCCGATTTACATACGGCCCTGCATTTTGCATACATAGTAGTGATATGTGAACTACTGATTATAGCGTTTATACGCTACAAATTCATGAAAACACCATTGGTTAAAACTATACTACAGGTTATTGTAGGTGGCGGAATTGTATTCCTGCTTGGTATTTATTTAGGCAATGTAGGTACTTAA
- a CDS encoding response regulator transcription factor produces MKLLIIEDEQALRENITTYFNEDGNICESCANLSGAIDKLSTYNYDCVLLDIGLPDGEGFGVLSFLKKEMKDEAVLIISARNSLDDKIKGLNIGADDYLTKPFHLAELKARVASVYRRKAANSNNNIIFNEITINLLGRTVDVNNTPVILTRKEYDMLLYFIANKGKVIAKNAIAEHLWGDEMDMHNNFDFIYTHIKNLRKKLLDAGCNDYIHSIYGIGYKFKA; encoded by the coding sequence GTGAAACTACTTATAATAGAAGATGAGCAAGCGCTTCGCGAAAATATAACCACTTATTTTAATGAGGATGGTAATATTTGCGAAAGCTGCGCCAATCTTTCAGGTGCAATTGATAAGCTATCTACTTACAACTATGATTGTGTATTACTTGATATCGGCTTGCCTGATGGTGAAGGTTTTGGGGTGCTGAGTTTTTTAAAAAAGGAAATGAAGGATGAGGCAGTACTCATTATATCGGCCCGAAACTCATTAGATGATAAAATTAAAGGCCTTAATATAGGTGCCGATGATTACTTAACAAAACCTTTTCATTTGGCTGAATTGAAGGCCCGGGTTGCCTCAGTTTACCGGCGAAAAGCTGCGAATAGCAATAACAACATAATTTTTAATGAGATTACTATTAATTTACTGGGCCGAACAGTAGATGTTAACAATACCCCGGTTATACTTACCCGGAAGGAATATGACATGCTATTGTACTTTATTGCAAACAAGGGTAAGGTAATAGCTAAAAATGCCATCGCCGAACATTTATGGGGCGATGAAATGGATATGCATAACAATTTTGATTTTATTTATACGCATATTAAAAACCTAAGAAAAAAACTATTAGATGCCGGTTGCAATGATTATATCCACTCTATATATGGCATAGGTTATAAATTTAAAGCATAA
- a CDS encoding sensor histidine kinase has translation MKLSAHYNKASIIITISVLLIGGIIYFFTINYIAKNQLDINLIEEIDGVKDYIKVNNQLPKQVDFDEDLVIFVKTDKQEFNRRFFDTTYNNPKEKKKEAGRAVSCLVSLNGSNYLTTLIVSREDTEYLVQIIGLITLALSVGLLLTLFITSRYILNGLWKPFYKTLTELKSFNISDDKSLNLKSTKIDEFNELNNTVQAMSLKAKNDFQTLKEFTENASHEMQTPLAVITSKLDTLIQDETLKTEQYEQINDIYGATNKLARLNQSLLLLVKIENNLIDDIELLRLDILIEEKVKQFYELINDKQIQVTTHLSAKEISASKYLIDIMLNNLFSNAIRHNIPEGKLTITLDIDKLVFKNDGLPQPFNIDNMFDRFKKGNNSEGTGLGLAIVKNICTLNNWGITYFHEASIHVFQIDF, from the coding sequence ATGAAACTCTCTGCCCATTACAATAAAGCAAGTATAATTATCACTATATCTGTACTGTTGATAGGGGGTATTATCTATTTTTTTACAATAAATTACATTGCTAAAAATCAGCTCGACATTAACCTGATAGAAGAAATTGATGGGGTGAAGGATTATATTAAGGTCAATAATCAATTACCCAAACAGGTTGATTTTGATGAGGACCTTGTAATATTTGTAAAAACCGACAAACAAGAGTTTAACAGGCGCTTTTTTGATACTACATACAATAACCCCAAAGAGAAGAAAAAAGAAGCGGGAAGGGCTGTTTCGTGCCTGGTATCATTAAATGGCAGTAATTATTTAACTACGCTAATCGTATCAAGGGAGGATACGGAATACCTGGTGCAGATCATCGGCTTAATAACGCTTGCCTTATCAGTTGGGTTATTGCTCACGCTCTTCATAACCAGCAGGTACATTTTAAACGGCTTATGGAAACCGTTTTATAAAACACTTACCGAATTAAAGTCCTTCAATATTTCAGACGATAAAAGCCTCAATTTAAAAAGCACTAAAATTGATGAATTTAATGAATTGAATAACACTGTTCAGGCCATGTCATTAAAAGCAAAAAACGACTTTCAAACTTTAAAAGAGTTTACAGAAAATGCTTCACATGAAATGCAAACACCATTGGCTGTAATTACTTCAAAGCTCGATACATTAATACAGGATGAAACTTTAAAAACTGAGCAATACGAACAGATCAATGATATTTATGGTGCTACAAATAAGTTAGCAAGGCTAAATCAATCACTATTATTGCTGGTGAAAATTGAAAACAACCTGATTGACGATATTGAGTTATTAAGGCTGGATATTTTAATTGAAGAAAAGGTAAAGCAGTTTTATGAGTTAATAAATGACAAACAAATACAAGTAACAACTCATCTATCAGCCAAAGAAATATCAGCCAGCAAGTACTTAATCGATATAATGCTTAACAACTTGTTCAGTAATGCTATAAGACATAATATACCGGAGGGTAAATTGACCATTACTTTAGATATCGATAAACTCGTTTTCAAAAACGATGGCTTACCCCAACCTTTTAATATTGACAACATGTTCGATAGGTTTAAAAAAGGCAATAACTCCGAAGGCACCGGTTTAGGTTTAGCCATAGTGAAAAACATATGCACCCTCAATAATTGGGGCATTACTTATTTTCACGAAGCTTCCATCCACGTATTCCAGATCGATTTTTAA